The Alphaproteobacteria bacterium genomic interval GCGCCGGTATATGGCGAGTCTTCCATGGTGGCGGCGCTGGCTGCATCGCCAGCTATTTCGCATTTACATGATCGTGGGTTTGATACTGGCGTTTTACGCGCATAGATTCACCCCCAGAAATATTAGCGCAGGCAGCAGCATTCCTCCGATGGCTGCAAGGAATGGAAGTATAATCTGCTCTTTACTGGAAAGAAATCCTTCTACCGTCTCGCGTTTTAATTCCAACCCGATGAGTAAAAAGAA includes:
- the nhaA gene encoding Na(+)/H(+) antiporter NhaA (exports sodium by using the electrochemical proton gradient to allow protons into the cell; functions in adaptation to high salinity and alkaline pH; activity increases at higher pH; downregulated at acidic pH) is translated as FFLLIGLELKRETVEGFLSSKEQIILPFLAAIGGMLLPALIFLGVNLCA